A stretch of DNA from Malus sylvestris chromosome 9, drMalSylv7.2, whole genome shotgun sequence:
ACATAGATCGAATAAAGCCCCTTGTGTCCTCTAAAAAACCGCTCCCAAAGAGGCTCCATCGGCAATGGTCCCTTGGTTAAGAACATGAAGGCAATTTTAGGAACTCTCTTAAACGGATACTCCTTTATTTGAGGAGCATGTGAAGCGAGCCACATCAACTCGGTGTCATTCATGGCGTGCAACAGATTAGATGGAGGTCTAATCCGACTTTCTAAACTACTCGGCTCTTCAAAGCAAGGCCTAATTGTGGAAGGTGCTGTTGGAGCCACATGCTGAACAGGGAAAAACCGAATCGAGTGCATACTCAACAGCGAAACCCCAAGACCCAAAACTACAAACATGACAAGAAATTGAACGAGTCGCATCGGCAAGGCCCTGGCATGGCTGGATTTAAATGTAGTAGCAGGATCCTTGCCTTCCTCCAATGCCACCACTCCCCTTGACTGCATCTTGATTCAAATCTTAATCGCATTCAACTGCCACCAAACAcaacaaaattcaaatttaaattcaaattcaaattcaggGTTGTGTAGTTTTCGCAATGACAAATTCAAAAGAACCTTTTTTTCGATTCAAATCATCACACAAGTACACCCCAGATTCTGAAAATCACTTTCAATGAGAAAAGTGAAGAAAATTTGGATTTTGCGTCATGGGGTTTCCAATTTATGCAACAAGGGAGGCCCATAACGCatccaaattcaacaaaagATCGAGATCACATCAGAAAGTTAGGAACAAAAAGTACATTTCCAAATGGGATTTCTCCAAACAAGAAGGCTCAAatcaacaaaaaggaaagttttgggatcaaaattcaaatcaCAAAGGCTTGAATTCCCATTATCTTggcaaataagaaaaaacatgcAACATGgttagagaaagagaggagagagagagagagaaaatctaGTACCATGTGCGTTGCAAAAAGGAGAGCAATATGTGGATGAATCAATGCCGGATACGTTTAAGGAAGCAAAGCAGATCGGCTCACACTTGTCTCACCTCAATTGTTTTGCTCTCGAGTTTGAGCCGGCTCTCATTCATTGAATAAAGGAATGAAatttagagagggagagagggagagagagaggtttaaGGGGCTGTCACTCGTTCCACtggttttgtttttccttttggttTTGTCTAGTGGGGTGTTACGAAAAGTAAAACTGAAGAAAGcgtataagagagagagagagagtgttggGGGAAGGAGGATTCTCTTATTTCCTAATCTCTTTTCTCTTCCTTCCTCTCTTATTTAAATGATTGCAATTTAGCTAcgcaacatcttatattgatttttttataaaaataataagacaaaaaataatatgtgaGAAGAGGGAATGGAGGTGAAAGAGAATAGAAAGAGAGAATCATATTCTGAGTTGAGGATTTTGTTTTATTGGTTTGGTCCCTTGAGTTGGTgcaaagggaaagggagagaaagcAAAAAGTTATACCTTATGTTTGTGTTTGTTTTATTGGTTTGGTCCTTTGAGTTGGTGCAAAGGGAAAGGGAATGAAAGCAAAAGGTTATACCTTATGTTTGTGTCCTTGTTCCTCTGTTTTGTGGCTTCTTCGTCGTGCACGTGTTGTGGCTTTACCAATTTGTTAGTTCAGTTACTTTCATTTTCCGATCATTCCATTCTTTTTATTTACACTAACCTTCATGCATGTGTGTGTTCATGTAAGCGTTCACGCGCGTGTAGAatgcattttttgaatcacagcATGTTATGTGAGActtacatgttttaaatgtatttatatgcgtgaattgataaaaggaaagtcaaatatttgaagtaaatgaataatctgaTATCATGTTAGAAAAAATTCCTCacaaaccaattaaagcaacacaattcacataataagatcagtttttttatttccatctacattctattgaatttacattaagaatagagaaaatagtatttaataaacaacttattgaatcatattattgctagcccattgtaaggTTAAGCCCatccctcccccttagtgtaaataatatcatttgttcaaaaaaaaaaacaatcatttgacaactaatttaatcacattattatgcacatgtgaaagaccttttttataaccagcattacacggctcttaagatgttttgaacatgtttaaaaatagagaaaataatatttaatgaacaactaattgaatcacattattattagtctattatgaggtactaattaaaaaaaactacacaaaaagaattaattattaaagaaaacactattaaaatgacgaaaatactTCTGCATTATATGgtgcattattttgggttgcttttgaatttttttttgttttgggggcaTATTTGTCTATAattttttggtgaagcttgtGACCCCAAAAAAGgttgttggctttatatataactagccttcatgcatgcGCATGACACATTTTTTGAATTACGGAGTGCTACGCGTGACTTACACATTtgaaatgtatttatatgcgtgaattgacaaaaggaaagtcaaatatttgaaataaatgaataatcttagatcatgctagaaaaaaacccctcacaaaccaatcaaagtagctgaattcacataataaaatcggtctttcaattttcatctacattctattgaatttacattaatagagaaaataatatttaataaacaactgattgaatcacataattgctagcctattgtgaggtactaattaaaaaaaaaactgtacaaaaagaattaattattaaaaaaacattgttaaaatgatgaaaatactcCTACATTATTTGgtgcattattttgggttgcttttgaaattttttgttttgggaacatttttgtccaaatattttGGTGAAGCTTGTGACCCCAAAAGGGGTTGTTGGCTTTACATATAAAGATATAAGGAAGATTTCACTAATCACCTAGGGGATCATTTAGTATTAACTTACTATTTATGTGCCAACACTATCTCCAACTCTTGAGTTAAAAtctagaaaatttaggttttaacatAGAAATAgtttttctactccaacccttATGGGTAAAATATTTAGCCtaagattattaaataataaatttaggcttttttttagggaactgttattaacactccaaaaatctcaaaagtaacttaaaaaaaattatgtagattatcctaatttaattttatgaacattttagcCTAAAAACATTTAGAttccaataaatattgaaaaatcactaataaTTGTATgaacaattaaataatttttttaattgttttagccgttcaatttaattttaggctgttagataatttttttttacagttatatttaatcatattagattttagccgttgaattcaatgaatttataaatataaataaaaaaatcaaataaatttgaatCGGGACcattggttgatccaacggtctagTTAATCGCAGCCATTGGATGAAATAAAGAGTCATTGGGCTCATAATGGTGCCCGACACGCCCATGTGTGTGGGACCCATCTCGTGTCAGCGCCTTGCGCGTGCAATCCATTGCGCGAGTGAAGTTTGTGAGTTTGGGGAAAAGTTGGGCATGTCCACTCTCATATATGCGCCACCCCACTAACCCAAGGGGGAATCTTGactgaaatttgatccaaaattaatttttgagttaaaactcATTTTTAGCTCAAGGTTTTAGCAAGTTGTGATGAGTTTAGAagctaaaatttaagttttactcCAAGAGTAGGGGTAGGTCTAAGAAAACATCATTTGTTAGGTGATTAATCAATATAGTGTGTGGCCGCTACATGTATGTAACATCTAAAGGCTGCTATATGATATTGTTAACGTTTCGGCAGATATACCTTTAGTGGAAAATGCATCTTAATTTTTTgcctaatttttttatcatttcatgATGTGGTCAGATTTGCGTATCGAGCACACAGTCAGTCAAGAATGAAACTATAGTTGACTGTTAATATTTATAATTTGGCAACATACACATCTTAATTAGGTAGAAATATTTACAGTTTAGCAAAATACACATTGGCAACATACGCACCTCTTTGGCAAACAGTTGACTAACATGTATAACATAGGGGGAATACAATTTGACAACATTTATATCCTAATTAATTTTGACAAGGGTAATACCTCTTCAAACGCTTGAGCGTGAGGGCATTGCAATTATTAGTCAACTTTAACCCCAAACTAAGAAAATACAATCCCCTTCATTTACTTGTTTTTTGCGcagccaaaaaataaaaattcaaaaattgctATTTCTTggctttttaaataaaatattaaacaaccaattagtactacggtctagtgatattcctcttcacttataagtgagaggtcttacgTTCGATTCTAGCTAAAGGCtaatttgaattacattattgctagctcatctCATCCCCTTATTACAGATAATAtcaattgttcaaaaaaaaaaaaaaaacaacaacattaAATgaccatttagtactacggtctaatgatattcttATTCACTTGTGAGTGAAAGGTCTTAAGTTTAATTCTCGTCAAAGGCGAagttgaatcatattattatgaGAAGTCCATTGTAAGCTTTAACCCACTTCCCacccttttagtgtagatactatcgtttgttaaaaaaataatacaacatTAAACGAAAGAGGGACATTGAACTCGAAATATTAGTTATAAAAGTCTATGCTCTTAACTAATGAGTTACAAATCCCTCGCACAAGGAGGTGGGGCTGTGGCGTATTCGATCTGTAGGTGTAAGCAAAGTAGCGTGAGCAAAATCATAGCATAGCGTTTGGTTTTTTCCTTTCTCAATCTTTTACGAAACGACTAAATGGCTGAAACGGCCGTCGCAACAACGTGACAGCAATTGGCAGGCCTCCAACTCcaaccttttattttcattttttgttgctATCTCCATTTGTTTTTTAAACGTTGTCGAGTAGACATCACTGGACAAAGCTCGATAAACACTTGACAGTCCGAATCCCATTGGATCCTTGCGATCCTAGTCAACACTTCCGAAatattcaaaaaaaattatatacaaTTTGTGGGATGAccagatcctctttgtaaggattCTATGGATCAATTCATCTTACCCGTTCATCATACATTATGTGATCAACTTTTGTtaggtactgtttgtgtttaatttaaaataatttctgaccacaAAATGACTAATGAGCGGATATGATGAATTGACCcctaagatcctcacaaagaggatccgaatAGGATCATGTTCCCAATTTGTGTAGGAATGGTCGGATATTCCGATGTTTTCGTATTAAAAACGGCAAAACCAATACAAAAACTATGATTATTTGTTGATAAAAGACTAGGTAAAAAGAGAAGCTATGATATTGTCTCCATAACCAGCTCCAGCTCCAGCTCCCAACAAGAAGATTATTACTTGCAATCAAACCACCCCGCCCGCCCGCCCCAGGGGCGCCTACGATGCCATCTTTAAAGGGCGAACTAGGCCTCGAGAGCTATCTTCACTTTCAACATCCAAACCTATATCTCGCTATTATACTATGGAGTTCGATCGTGGTGACCTCTACTCTAGCATCTCATCATCAATCAATGTTCGAATCATCGTGCAGAGACGAGTCCCAGCAGTGATGTTCGAATCATTGTGCCAAGTGTTTGTGACATACTGCTACACTATTAGATACAATCATACAATTGGAACACCCCACTCTGCAGGGTCTTAAGATTTTCATGTTCAAGAAACCAATTTTGTTTCTGCTTTCATCCAGAGTAATCATGACAGATTCACTAATAGTACTCTGTTCCTCATATACGCTCATCAGTTCATTCCCATTTCTAGTCATGTATTCCGTGGCTTAAACTTCTAAAGGAAAATGGTTTCAAAGACTTGTGGGTTTACGAAGGGAGAAAACAACCGAAATCTAAACACATTATCACTTAACTTAAGATttctaaacaaacaaacaactccTTAATCTCTTAACCCTCTCGTAAACAAGAATAACAGTAATTTCTAGTAGGATCATAAAAAGGTGGCATTAGTGATACCAAAACCAATTATAACAACGAAACAACAAGGCATGAGCAAATCAGAGCTTAAAATCAAAGACCAGTACCAAACAATCATGTGGTCAAAAGTAAAACATATTACTAAGCATTTCCCAATCTGAACATCATAGAGAGCGCTCCTAAAGGGTACAAGTTAGACATAACCAGAAGCTAATCGAACTGCTACAAAATTTCACAATCCATATTTCAAATGAAACTAATCCCTCATTAAAAACCAGTAAAAGTCCTCACAGAGCAACCTTACTTCTCGGAAGAGTTCGGCCCCCTCTTCTTCCCGAATCCAACAACTGCAAATCGAACCAGAAATTACAATCAGCACCATCCAAATTACCAACCTTTAGCACCTCAAACGCATTAGAACTAAAAAAAACCAACATcacatttcaaaatttcaacaccCAGAGACTTCAATTGAACTAATTTATCAAATCCAAAGAAACCCTAATCCCAAAAAATCATTAAGTATTTAATGAGTGAAAGTGAGAGCGATGAGCGTACCGGCTGTGACGAATCTCCTGTTGTACTGCAGCCTCTTGTGGGCGCGGCCTCtgggcttcttcttcttgtcttgCTTCGCCACCTTCGGAGTCTGACCCCTAACCTTCCCGGCACGTGCGAGCGATCCGTGAACCTTACCTGCACAGCACTCACCCACCGTTGCAGACCAATCAAAAATCCATAAAATCCACataaaaaaggggggggggaaaTGTGGATCACGTACCCATGGCTGATCGGTGATgccgctgctgctgctgcagctCTGTGTGTTAGCGCGCTTCTTTTTGCGATGTAGGGTTTTGGCGGAGGCGGAGAAGTGGGACTATATAGGGTTAAGGTCGTTCAGTAGTAggagtatttatcaaatatagtaaaaaattaacatttaatttaaaaaatgtcagTTTTTATATAAACTTTCAAATGTATCTAAAATTTTACTTAAATGGACACAAATACTCTTAAatttaacaataaaataaattaaaggctttttagccactGTCGCCTCAAGCTTCGGTCCAATTTCACCTTCGCTCCTACACTCCACCACCATAACCCTATCCCTTTCGACCCCTCATCACTGACAATGAGCGTCGTTGTGGTTACTGCAAGTGGGAGCAGCAAAATTTCAATCATGTCTTCAACGCCTTCTTTCTTCCCACAACCTGAGTCTCAGCTCTCCCCCCCCCCAAGCCGCCAATTCATGGACGCATAAACTCTTTCTGAATCGCATCAATTCTCTATAATCTTTGAACCCAATtggaaaaggaaaattttaAGAAAGAACCACTAAATTTATCTCAGTGTGCGGAAATTTAGATTGGAAGGTGGATGGTTTGGATTGTGAGAGAATAAGGGTTTAGGTGGGTTAGGGATTTTTGATTTGGGCATGTCTATTGGATTTATCCTCCAAATGAAGAAGACGacttttttttacattttttttatttataatttttatttttcttactaatatcatttttagttttaaatataaaaatagttttgaaagtTAATCCACATATTGTTATATGATTGTATTTGTGAGCGTGCAACATCATTGCACTAGCAGAGCAATTGAcaaatttttcacaaaaatacTAAAATGATCACGATGGACAAATTCAAAGAAAGACTAAAATGATTCACGATAGTCAAATTCAAGGAAAATACAATTGATTTTCATTGTTAAGGACCATATTAACGAGTTATGTCAATGTCATGAACCATTTTGGCCAAAaagcctttaatttatttgattgttaaatttgagggtatctgtgtctatttaagtgaattttggatatatttgaaagtttttgtAAAAAGTGACTTTTTTGAAATTAATGGTTAATTTTTTGCTACATTTGATAAATACTCGTTCAGTAGCATGACCAACTTCTCTGAACATGTTGTACGGTTTAAGGTAAATTTATTCAAATGTacctttagaccatctccaactcttgaggataaaacttaaaattttaagtCATAATCCATaaactgtttttcttttttaatagttgtagcctaaaattttagcttgagattataaaataatgatttatcctcttttttttcagtaactttttttagaaaataaaatttatgttgattattctaatttatttttatgaacattttaacgttaaaatatttaaattatgataaataattaaaaatcatacaaatatataggtatttataaagttttaagtaaatttgatttaaattatttagggtaaattacatagtagcccctcacgtttgaggtctatttgcaatcttatacaacatctttaaaacatttcactttcatatctcaagtactattttatttcaatttcatacaaccgttacattttccatccatggatctgttaaatgctgatgtggctgccacatatatgccatgtggctgccaaatgtctgccacgtggcaaataaaatatttttttaattttttttaaaaaaacctgaaattggaagaaaaaaaaaaggaccgaacccctgcaacccagaagaagaaggaggaagaagaagaagagaataagaaagaggaggaggaggaggaggaagaagaagaagaagaagaagaaaaagaagaaaaaaaagaaagggaccgaattcagaagaagaaggaggaagaagaagaagagaagaagaaagatgaggaggaggaagaagaagaagaaggaaaaaaaaaagaaaaaaaaagaaagggactgaacccagaagagaagaagaaagaggaggaagagaagaagaaagaggaggaggaggaagaagaagaagaagaagaaaaagaagaaagggaccgaacccagaagagaagaagaaagaggaggaagagaagaagaaggaggaggaggaataagaagaagagaagaagaagagaagaagaaagaggaggaggaggaagaagaagaagaaaaaaaaaaaaaaagaatgatcgaaccccctgcaacccagaagaagaaggaggaagaagaagaagagaaggaggaggaggaggaagaagaagaagaagaaaaaaaaaaaaaaaaagggaccgaacccagaagaagaagaagaaagagagaaaaaaaaagtggcagacaggttttttaaaaaaaaatttaaaaattattttatttgccacgtggcagacatttggcagccacgtggcatatatgtggcagccatgtcagcatttaacagatcaatggatgaaaaatgtaacggttgtatgaaattgaaataaaatagtacttgaggtatgaaagtgaaatgttttaaagatattgtataagattgcaatagacctcaaagctgaggggctactatgtaatttaccctattattTTTTACGTTAGATTTAATTTTGAAgcgtcaaatattttttttaccattagatttgatcTCATTTGATCACAACCGTTGGATTATAAGtaaaaaaccccaaaaagatTGCAATATGACAGTTTTGTAAGTCTAGAATAATTTAAGCCAGACTTAATTTATGGGGGGAATCTAGATTGAAGatatattttccttattaacccaatggttggagatggttgGGGGGGAGTTTGAAGCTTATATTGTAAGCTCTATC
This window harbors:
- the LOC126634142 gene encoding 40S ribosomal protein S30; this encodes MGKVHGSLARAGKVRGQTPKVAKQDKKKKPRGRAHKRLQYNRRFVTAVVGFGKKRGPNSSEK